The following proteins are encoded in a genomic region of Rhodoferax aquaticus:
- a CDS encoding LysR substrate-binding domain-containing protein, with protein sequence MNLEQLNFHHLFYFWRVAKLGHLTRAAEELHTSQSALSAQIRQLEERLGEALFLREGRRLLLTDTGQLVLSYADNIYGLGQEMLGRLQGQSEGITRLRVGSMATLSRNYQENWIRPLLTDPSVVLTLESGLLEGLLARLLQHQLDVVLANETVPADPERPLHCRFLGSQAVSLVGPSKVWQAHSLRVPEDLQGMDLAVPGPRHAVRAQFDALCAAAGVTPRLRAEVDDMAMLRLIARDSDWLTVLPEVVVQDELLAGSLVVVGQSAQLKERFYAITTPHRHRTDIVERLLSLSPQNPRQADALAAGTR encoded by the coding sequence ATGAACCTAGAGCAACTGAACTTTCACCACCTGTTCTACTTCTGGCGCGTTGCCAAGTTGGGACATCTAACCCGCGCTGCGGAGGAGTTGCACACCTCGCAGTCGGCCTTGTCGGCCCAAATCCGGCAGCTGGAAGAGCGCTTGGGTGAGGCCCTGTTTTTGCGGGAAGGTCGCCGCCTGCTGCTGACCGACACGGGCCAACTCGTGCTCTCGTATGCCGACAACATCTATGGCTTAGGCCAAGAAATGCTGGGGCGGCTGCAGGGGCAGAGTGAGGGCATCACCCGGCTGCGTGTAGGCAGCATGGCCACGCTGTCGCGTAACTACCAAGAAAACTGGATTCGCCCTCTGCTGACCGACCCCTCGGTCGTGCTCACGCTGGAGTCAGGCTTGTTGGAGGGCTTGCTGGCCCGCCTGCTGCAGCACCAGCTGGATGTGGTGCTGGCCAATGAGACCGTGCCCGCCGACCCGGAACGCCCCTTGCACTGCCGCTTTCTGGGGAGCCAGGCGGTTTCATTGGTAGGCCCCAGCAAGGTGTGGCAAGCCCACAGCCTGCGTGTGCCTGAAGACCTGCAAGGCATGGACTTGGCCGTACCTGGCCCACGCCACGCGGTGCGGGCCCAGTTTGATGCCCTGTGCGCCGCCGCCGGAGTCACCCCCCGCTTGCGCGCCGAGGTGGACGACATGGCCATGCTGCGCCTGATTGCCCGCGACAGTGATTGGCTCACGGTCTTGCCCGAGGTGGTGGTGCAGGACGAATTGCTGGCGGGCAGCTTGGTGGTGGTGGGCCAGTCCGCCCAGCTCAAAGAACGGTTCTATGCCATCACCACGCCGCACCGGCATCGCACCGACATTGTGGAGCGCTTGCTGTCGCTCTCACCGCAAAACCCTAGGCAAGCCGACGCTTTGGCGGCTGGTACTCGGTAA
- a CDS encoding YbcC family protein — protein sequence MDTLSPSAPRSTDTQTPNSAMPSPAVDWPYQTEAEAACAQACQAIAPAWPLDRAIAVNPHWSRIGMPVRQVAARMAVLGGVQVFPTRPNQLQAWEEGRITAADLDYALTQVPGAAAKLSAAQCVGALHTDQPVAQLPLLIEVLDNDPKRHTRLSWRQAITHQVSQTCAAYFDEHQADWQPERAQGLYAFWRYTLQHDHGIGMLMGLPHLGKALQALPRTRQDAERWVLQRLGLPQAVWADYLEAVLLTVNGWASWCAYLGWQARLEGRSDTHLRELLAIRLAWGAILLECKGGTANSHAFAALQGEWSHAPALLAHAQEALLVDEVWQRALEAGYQRTLAHKLVLGASESAAPQAVEVQAAFCIDVRSEPLRRALESVWPAIQTIGFAGFFGLAAAYTPLATHARRPQLPGLLAPGIEVQDRMVAPSNSQGATDDAMQSAAHEARLDRFGWSDQWQAASRWPGAAFSFVEAAGFSYLGKLGQWLKPTQAARARDDLDGLPVRYRPLCRPQVTGLELDAKVTLAARVLHAMGLDRQLAPLVLLVGHGSQTTNNAHAAALDCGACCGQTGEVNARSLALLLNETAVRHGLLAHGITIPEDTVFVAALHNTTTDEIEGFDLDLLPSAARTRWDRLQSVFAHACDQVRRERAPTLGLDPSATHTALLSQLRLRANDGAQTRPEWGLAGNAAFLIAPRARSRGVRLEGRSFLHDYEASQDADGSVLELLMTAPMLVTHWINWQYHASTCEPLHLGSGNKVLHNVVGGHLGVFEGNGGDLRIGLSQQSLHDGKRWMHEPLRLTVVIDAPQQAIETVIQKHAVVQQLLDNGWLYLWRFDAKGLQQYERGSWNEVQLQAQQGH from the coding sequence ATGGACACATTGAGCCCGAGCGCCCCAAGGTCAACAGACACCCAGACCCCGAACTCCGCAATGCCTAGCCCTGCTGTAGATTGGCCATACCAGACAGAAGCCGAAGCGGCCTGTGCGCAAGCCTGCCAAGCCATTGCACCCGCATGGCCGCTGGACCGCGCGATTGCGGTGAATCCACATTGGTCCCGCATTGGCATGCCCGTGCGGCAGGTAGCGGCACGCATGGCGGTCTTGGGTGGCGTGCAAGTGTTTCCCACGCGCCCCAACCAGCTGCAAGCTTGGGAAGAAGGTCGCATCACCGCGGCTGACTTGGACTATGCCTTGACCCAAGTGCCCGGCGCGGCCGCAAAGCTATCGGCAGCGCAATGTGTAGGCGCACTGCACACCGACCAACCGGTGGCCCAGTTGCCCTTGTTGATTGAGGTGCTGGACAACGACCCCAAGCGCCATACCCGCCTGTCGTGGCGTCAAGCGATCACCCACCAGGTGAGCCAAACCTGCGCCGCCTACTTTGACGAACACCAGGCCGATTGGCAGCCCGAGCGCGCGCAAGGTCTGTATGCGTTTTGGCGCTACACGCTGCAGCACGACCACGGCATAGGCATGCTGATGGGTCTGCCCCATCTTGGCAAAGCCCTGCAAGCATTGCCACGCACCCGCCAAGACGCAGAGCGCTGGGTACTGCAGCGCCTAGGCCTGCCACAGGCGGTGTGGGCGGACTACCTGGAAGCGGTGTTGCTCACGGTCAACGGCTGGGCGTCTTGGTGTGCCTACTTGGGTTGGCAGGCGCGCCTGGAAGGCCGCAGCGACACCCACTTGCGCGAGCTACTGGCCATTCGGCTGGCGTGGGGCGCTATTTTGCTGGAGTGCAAAGGCGGAACCGCCAACAGCCACGCCTTCGCCGCGCTCCAAGGCGAGTGGAGCCATGCCCCCGCACTATTGGCACACGCCCAAGAGGCGTTGCTGGTCGACGAGGTGTGGCAACGCGCGCTGGAAGCGGGCTACCAACGCACACTGGCGCACAAGCTGGTCTTAGGTGCTAGCGAAAGCGCTGCGCCACAGGCGGTTGAAGTGCAGGCGGCTTTTTGCATTGATGTACGCAGCGAACCCCTGCGCCGCGCGCTGGAGTCGGTGTGGCCAGCCATTCAGACCATCGGGTTTGCAGGGTTCTTTGGCTTGGCCGCTGCCTACACCCCGTTGGCCACGCACGCACGTCGGCCCCAGCTGCCCGGGCTACTGGCACCAGGCATCGAAGTGCAGGACCGGATGGTGGCCCCCAGCAACAGCCAAGGTGCTACGGATGACGCGATGCAAAGCGCGGCCCATGAAGCCCGGCTGGACCGTTTTGGCTGGTCAGACCAATGGCAGGCCGCCAGCCGCTGGCCGGGCGCTGCGTTCTCGTTTGTGGAGGCGGCTGGTTTCAGCTACCTTGGCAAGCTGGGGCAATGGCTCAAGCCCACCCAAGCGGCGCGCGCGCGCGATGACCTCGATGGTCTGCCCGTGCGTTACCGGCCCCTGTGCCGCCCGCAGGTCACAGGCTTGGAACTGGATGCCAAAGTGACGCTTGCAGCGCGCGTGTTGCACGCCATGGGCTTGGACCGCCAGCTCGCGCCCTTGGTCTTGCTGGTGGGCCACGGCAGCCAAACGACCAACAATGCCCACGCAGCGGCTCTGGATTGCGGCGCATGCTGCGGCCAAACCGGTGAGGTCAACGCCCGAAGCCTGGCGCTGCTACTCAATGAGACAGCGGTGCGCCATGGCCTGCTCGCACACGGCATCACGATTCCAGAAGACACAGTGTTCGTGGCCGCGCTGCACAACACCACCACCGACGAGATCGAGGGCTTTGACCTAGACTTGCTACCCAGCGCTGCCCGCACGCGCTGGGACCGCTTGCAAAGCGTCTTCGCGCATGCCTGCGACCAGGTACGACGGGAACGGGCGCCCACACTGGGGCTGGACCCCAGTGCCACGCACACCGCGCTACTCAGCCAATTGCGTTTGCGCGCCAATGACGGCGCGCAAACGCGCCCCGAATGGGGCTTGGCGGGCAATGCGGCGTTCTTGATCGCACCACGGGCACGTAGCCGAGGTGTGCGCCTAGAGGGGCGCAGTTTTCTGCACGACTATGAGGCATCGCAGGATGCCGATGGCAGCGTGCTGGAACTGCTGATGACGGCCCCCATGCTCGTCACGCACTGGATTAACTGGCAATACCACGCCTCAACCTGCGAGCCGCTGCATTTGGGCAGCGGCAACAAGGTGCTGCACAACGTGGTGGGGGGCCACCTTGGCGTGTTTGAGGGCAATGGAGGCGACCTGCGCATTGGCTTGTCGCAACAATCTTTGCACGACGGCAAGCGGTGGATGCACGAACCTTTGCGGCTCACCGTGGTCATTGATGCACCCCAGCAAGCCATTGAAACCGTCATCCAGAAACATGCCGTGGTGCAGCAACTCTTAGACAACGGCTGGCTGTACCTGTGGCGATTTGATGCAAAGGGCTTGCAACAGTATGAACGCGGCAGCTGGAACGAAGTGCAGTTGCAAGCGCAGCAGGGCCACTGA
- a CDS encoding NADH-quinone oxidoreductase subunit L, translated as MTLLQVAATVSLCMPAALMLLALLTPRRQDRPTAALWQTCNALSGAALGFSVVSALLVPYLVEAQAGLNPTRLGSVLAVLVQLLGWVIGVFSARYLEGEHRQRRYMAALAGVLAAVHVLLLADHWVVLIAAWALVGVALQHLLCFYPDRPFALLAAHKKRIADRMADVLLIAAAGLAWTEVGTGSLTALWAHIAREGMSTSLHLSAVCLVLAVVVRTALLPVHGWLIQVMEAPTPVSALLHAGVVNLGGFVLIRFAPLLEQATPARSLLIAFGLGTAVLAGLVMLTRISIKVRLAWSTVAQMGFMLLECGLGLYTLAALHLIGHSLYKAHAFLSASSAVRETRLQMMRSAHGPTPVSLCIAPVLAVAAVVLMQTLVNPAAWPWWWSAVMGLAWAPMVWLDPARASLRAVVLQTCSGLLMIVGLATLALLLHSLPLGIRDVPHHTLGLVTLLGMAALYGCLVVLQIRPNALRRWRRWSYAGFYVDELYTRLALQLWPSHWAPHASHTGTPIGTRVDATAHP; from the coding sequence ATGACTTTGCTTCAAGTTGCCGCAACCGTTAGTCTCTGTATGCCCGCCGCATTGATGCTGCTGGCCTTGCTCACGCCCCGCCGGCAAGACCGCCCTACCGCCGCACTTTGGCAGACGTGCAACGCGCTCTCAGGCGCGGCGCTGGGCTTTAGCGTGGTGTCCGCCCTGCTGGTGCCCTACCTCGTGGAGGCGCAGGCTGGGCTCAACCCGACCCGCTTGGGGAGCGTTTTGGCGGTGTTGGTGCAACTGCTGGGCTGGGTGATTGGGGTGTTTTCTGCCCGCTATCTGGAGGGCGAGCACCGCCAGCGGCGCTATATGGCTGCGCTGGCCGGCGTATTGGCGGCCGTACATGTGCTGCTGTTGGCTGACCACTGGGTGGTGTTGATCGCCGCCTGGGCTTTGGTGGGGGTGGCACTGCAACACCTGCTGTGCTTTTACCCGGACCGCCCCTTTGCCCTGCTGGCGGCCCACAAAAAGCGCATTGCCGACCGCATGGCCGATGTGCTGCTGATTGCGGCGGCAGGCTTGGCCTGGACTGAAGTGGGTACAGGCTCCTTAACCGCGCTGTGGGCCCACATTGCACGCGAGGGAATGTCCACCTCCCTGCACCTGAGCGCGGTGTGCTTGGTGCTGGCGGTGGTTGTGCGCACCGCGCTGTTGCCGGTGCATGGCTGGCTGATCCAGGTGATGGAGGCCCCTACCCCGGTGTCGGCCTTGCTGCATGCAGGCGTGGTGAACTTGGGGGGCTTTGTGCTGATCCGTTTTGCGCCGCTGCTGGAACAGGCCACACCCGCACGCTCGCTGCTCATCGCCTTCGGCTTGGGCACCGCCGTGCTGGCCGGTTTGGTGATGCTGACGCGCATCAGCATCAAAGTGCGCTTGGCGTGGTCCACCGTGGCACAAATGGGCTTCATGCTGCTGGAATGCGGTCTGGGGCTGTACACGCTGGCGGCGCTGCACTTGATCGGACATTCGCTGTACAAAGCCCACGCGTTTTTGTCGGCCTCTAGCGCCGTGCGCGAGACGCGTTTGCAGATGATGCGCAGTGCCCATGGGCCAACCCCCGTGAGCCTGTGCATAGCCCCGGTCCTTGCGGTAGCCGCCGTAGTGCTGATGCAAACACTGGTAAACCCCGCTGCTTGGCCTTGGTGGTGGAGCGCGGTGATGGGCTTGGCCTGGGCCCCTATGGTGTGGCTGGACCCAGCGCGCGCCAGTCTGCGGGCTGTTGTCTTGCAGACCTGCTCAGGCCTGCTGATGATTGTGGGTCTGGCCACGCTGGCACTGCTGTTGCACAGCCTGCCGCTCGGCATTCGCGATGTGCCACACCATACGCTGGGCCTGGTCACATTGCTAGGCATGGCGGCTTTGTATGGGTGCTTGGTGGTGCTGCAGATTCGCCCCAACGCGCTGCGCAGATGGCGCCGCTGGAGCTATGCAGGCTTTTATGTCGACGAGCTCTACACGCGCCTGGCTTTGCAGCTCTGGCCTAGCCACTGGGCACCGCATGCATCGCACACCGGCACACCCATCGGTACGCGCGTTGACGCCACAGCCCACCCCTAA
- a CDS encoding substrate-binding periplasmic protein yields the protein MTHLVWLVATLCFSLGAVQAQVLAVAPKLPVLVTSADGKTPDGGQAVEILTEAARRAGLTLKMEIQPWSRALLTGSQTANVLLFPVVRTAEREAQFEWLGPVNRVEYWVFRRTEGLAPVAKTLDDLKSASIGTLANNANNEWLKAKLPMATIQPVPLYSSLAPMLFLDRFDYLVAARSTFFAELERLGKPRASVQALFPLVDDVADAKSYVVLAKGSDPQLVRSIRTALERMAADGTWDKMYRKYQ from the coding sequence ATGACACATCTCGTTTGGCTTGTGGCGACACTGTGCTTCTCTCTAGGAGCGGTGCAGGCGCAGGTGCTAGCGGTTGCGCCCAAACTGCCGGTTCTGGTCACTTCTGCCGATGGCAAAACGCCTGACGGCGGTCAGGCGGTAGAGATCCTCACGGAGGCAGCGCGCAGGGCTGGGCTCACGCTGAAGATGGAGATCCAGCCGTGGTCCCGAGCGCTGTTAACCGGGTCGCAGACCGCCAACGTTTTGCTGTTCCCCGTGGTGCGAACGGCAGAGCGCGAAGCCCAGTTTGAATGGCTAGGCCCCGTCAACCGGGTGGAGTATTGGGTGTTTCGCCGCACCGAGGGGTTAGCGCCAGTGGCTAAAACTTTGGATGACTTGAAGTCGGCCTCCATCGGCACCCTTGCCAACAATGCCAACAATGAATGGTTAAAAGCCAAGTTGCCAATGGCCACGATCCAACCCGTTCCCCTGTACAGCAGTTTGGCCCCCATGCTGTTTTTGGACAGGTTTGATTACTTGGTCGCAGCGCGCAGCACCTTTTTTGCAGAACTCGAACGGCTTGGCAAGCCAAGAGCTTCGGTACAAGCCCTATTCCCCCTGGTCGATGATGTGGCGGACGCCAAGTCGTATGTGGTGTTAGCCAAGGGCTCTGACCCGCAGCTAGTCCGTAGCATCAGAACTGCCCTAGAGCGCATGGCGGCGGACGGCACCTGGGACAAGATGTACAGAAAGTACCAGTAG
- a CDS encoding bifunctional 2',3'-cyclic-nucleotide 2'-phosphodiesterase/3'-nucleotidase yields the protein MQKFRWNAALMALLIAGSLGAGANAAELKLRILETTDVHMNLLSYDYYQDKATDQYGLARTVSLIKAARGEATNSMLFDNGDLLQGNPLGDLVAKVHPLKEGQVHPAYKVMNQMGYDAANIGNHEFNYGLAFLRRSLQGANFPYVNSNVFLDNTAKDSANPTHAFTPYVLLDRTFKDSQGASHNLKVGVIGFVPPQIMQWDKANLEGQVVTLDMADMAKKYVPEMRAKGAQLVIAIPHSGFEKGEVGQFAENSVSRLAEVPSIDAILFGHAHAEFPSKAFATYPKVDIERGTINGVAAVMPGRWGDHLGVVDFTLDNSSGAWKVVDSRSTIRPIFDRVAKKSVAEIDPMVEKAVGAEHAQTLEYVRGKVAFSSAPIYSYFAQVGDDSSVQIVSNAQIAYVKRAMQGTEYEKYPVLSAAAPFKSGGRQGWGYYTDIPAGPLAIKHVADLYIYPNTLKAMLLTGAEIKEWLEMSAGQFNQIDPKGTAPQALLNDAFPSYNFDAIDGVSYEVDVTQPAKYDTKGAVVSAASSRIKNLRFEGAPIRLDAKFIVATNNYRAYGGGNFPGLNASKVVLDAPEENRQTLVEYLTMMDTLAPGKQVNPSADGNWRIAAIPGVKPTFLSASAAQKYLDKHPSIRLVKDNGDGSALYELGY from the coding sequence ATGCAAAAATTTAGATGGAATGCCGCCTTGATGGCCCTGCTAATTGCGGGGTCATTGGGTGCCGGGGCCAACGCGGCTGAACTCAAACTGCGCATCTTAGAGACGACTGATGTGCACATGAACCTGTTGAGCTACGACTACTACCAAGACAAAGCGACCGACCAATACGGTTTGGCACGCACGGTTAGCCTGATCAAGGCTGCGCGGGGCGAGGCGACCAACAGTATGCTGTTTGACAACGGAGACTTGTTGCAAGGTAACCCCTTGGGAGACTTGGTGGCCAAAGTGCACCCACTCAAAGAGGGGCAAGTTCACCCCGCCTACAAGGTGATGAACCAGATGGGCTATGACGCCGCCAACATTGGCAACCACGAATTCAATTACGGCCTGGCGTTTTTGCGCCGCTCCTTGCAGGGCGCCAACTTCCCTTACGTCAATTCCAATGTGTTTTTGGATAACACCGCCAAGGACAGCGCCAACCCAACGCATGCTTTCACACCTTATGTGCTGTTGGACCGCACCTTCAAAGACTCCCAAGGTGCCAGTCACAACCTCAAGGTCGGCGTGATTGGCTTTGTGCCACCCCAAATCATGCAGTGGGACAAGGCCAACTTAGAAGGTCAGGTCGTCACCCTGGATATGGCTGATATGGCGAAAAAGTATGTGCCTGAAATGCGAGCCAAGGGCGCACAACTGGTGATCGCCATTCCGCATTCCGGGTTTGAAAAAGGTGAGGTAGGGCAGTTTGCGGAAAACTCGGTGTCGCGCTTGGCCGAGGTGCCAAGTATCGACGCCATTTTGTTCGGCCATGCGCATGCCGAGTTCCCGAGCAAGGCGTTTGCCACCTACCCCAAAGTGGACATCGAGCGTGGCACGATCAACGGGGTTGCTGCTGTCATGCCAGGTCGCTGGGGTGACCATTTGGGCGTGGTGGACTTCACACTGGACAACAGCAGCGGCGCGTGGAAAGTGGTGGACAGCCGCTCCACCATACGCCCCATCTTTGACCGTGTGGCCAAGAAGTCCGTGGCCGAGATCGACCCCATGGTCGAAAAAGCCGTTGGTGCAGAGCACGCACAAACCTTGGAGTACGTGCGTGGCAAGGTGGCCTTTAGCAGCGCACCCATTTACAGCTACTTCGCGCAGGTGGGCGATGATTCCTCCGTGCAAATCGTGTCCAACGCGCAAATTGCCTACGTCAAACGTGCTATGCAGGGTACCGAGTACGAAAAGTACCCTGTGCTTTCGGCAGCTGCGCCTTTTAAATCGGGCGGACGCCAAGGCTGGGGCTACTACACCGACATTCCCGCGGGGCCCTTGGCCATCAAGCACGTGGCCGACCTGTACATCTACCCCAACACCCTTAAGGCCATGCTGCTGACCGGTGCAGAGATTAAAGAGTGGCTGGAAATGTCAGCCGGGCAGTTCAACCAAATTGACCCCAAAGGCACCGCGCCCCAAGCCCTGCTCAATGACGCCTTTCCCTCCTACAACTTTGACGCCATAGACGGTGTGAGCTACGAGGTGGATGTGACCCAGCCCGCCAAGTACGACACCAAGGGCGCCGTGGTGTCTGCAGCGTCCAGCCGGATCAAGAACCTGCGTTTTGAAGGTGCGCCCATTCGCTTGGACGCCAAGTTCATTGTGGCCACCAACAACTACCGTGCCTATGGAGGCGGCAACTTCCCTGGACTGAACGCCAGCAAAGTGGTGCTAGATGCGCCAGAGGAAAACCGCCAGACCCTGGTCGAATACCTCACCATGATGGACACCTTGGCCCCCGGCAAACAAGTGAACCCCAGCGCAGACGGCAATTGGCGCATTGCCGCCATCCCCGGCGTCAAACCTACCTTCTTGTCTGCCAGCGCTGCCCAAAAGTATTTGGACAAACACCCCAGCATCCGCTTGGTGAAAGACAACGGCGACGGTTCAGCGCTCTACGAACTGGGCTACTAA
- a CDS encoding error-prone DNA polymerase: MPAGEGAPAYAELVCLSNFSFQRGASQPEELVARAHRLGYSALALVDECSVAGVVRAHGEAQRLGLKLLLGAQFRVPLGAQAHAQGQTATRGTAHTGAAGFTAVVLAHSLEGWGHLCAFITQARMAAPKGEYCVGWGLAYAAHWASLQACEVLLHFDGAIKTEAACAVSMGARALFGPNLWLCASAGLVSGDSLQAQRVQQIAALSGVPVVATGMVHMHVRSRKPLQDVLTAVRLGLPVSACGFALQANAESHMRVRARLAALFPAQWLANTLEVAQRCTFSLDALRYHYPLEAVLPGQTPAQTLRHYTEEGALVRYPTGVPPQVRQQLEHELVLIAEMRYEMYFLTVHDIVRFARSQGILCQGRGSAANSAVCYCLGVTEVNPTETNLLFERFISKERNEPPDIDVDFEHQRREEVIQYIYAKYGRERAAIAATVISYRPRSALRDVGRALEIPDALIAALSKEHPGMYSREVLAERLGDALARLGPDFQAPTARRMQQWVDLSTQLQRFPRHLSQHVGGFVLTQGPLTRIVPVENASMPDRSIIQWDKDDLDAVGLMKVDVLALGMLSAIRRCLALITQWRGLPRPMRMQDIPREDTATYDMICRADTVGVFQIESRAQMSMLPRLKPRTFYDLVVEVAIVRPGPIQGGMVHPYLKARQNPEAVTYPSPQLKQALVRTLGVPIFQEQVMQIAMAAANFSAGEADQLRRSMAAWKRKGGVSKFYDRLVGGMLKNGYTQAFADTLFQQIEGFGEYGFPESHAASFALLVYISCWLKWHEPACFLAAMLNSQPLGFYGPSQLVQDAQRHGVEVRAVAVAHSDWDCTLEPAAPSAAHGGADAAQTHQAAVRLGLRLVGGLSQEVGLRISAQRALAPFTSTQDLALRCQLDAGDLKALASADALQSLSGHRRQQVWDASALRPAPALLQGVPIEEDPLYLPAAAEGEEVTFDYAALGLTLRSHPLLLLRSQLSKMKLLTAAQMRNYPSGRLVRACGIVTMRQRPQTAKGVVFVTLEDETGSVNVIVWKAVKEQFRQEVYQARLMAVYGIWQRDEASGGEVRHVIAKRLVDLTPMLGDLATISRDFH, encoded by the coding sequence ATGCCTGCGGGGGAGGGGGCGCCTGCCTATGCGGAGTTGGTGTGCCTGTCTAACTTCAGCTTTCAACGGGGGGCGTCGCAGCCGGAGGAGCTGGTGGCGCGCGCGCACCGTTTGGGCTACAGCGCCTTGGCCTTGGTGGACGAGTGCTCGGTGGCCGGGGTGGTGCGTGCGCATGGGGAGGCGCAGCGCCTGGGGCTCAAGCTGTTGCTGGGCGCGCAGTTTCGGGTGCCGCTGGGCGCGCAGGCCCACGCTCAGGGGCAGACCGCCACCCGTGGCACCGCCCATACTGGCGCGGCAGGTTTTACCGCCGTGGTGCTGGCCCACTCCTTGGAGGGCTGGGGCCATCTGTGCGCCTTCATCACCCAAGCGCGCATGGCCGCGCCCAAGGGCGAGTACTGCGTGGGCTGGGGGCTTGCGTATGCCGCGCACTGGGCAAGCCTGCAGGCGTGCGAAGTGCTGCTGCATTTTGATGGCGCTATAAAAACAGAAGCGGCTTGCGCAGTATCCATGGGCGCTAGAGCCCTATTTGGCCCTAATTTGTGGTTGTGTGCCAGTGCGGGCTTGGTGTCAGGTGACAGCTTGCAGGCGCAGCGGGTGCAGCAAATTGCAGCTCTCAGCGGCGTGCCCGTGGTGGCCACGGGCATGGTGCACATGCATGTGCGCTCACGCAAACCTTTGCAAGATGTGCTGACTGCCGTGCGCCTGGGGCTCCCGGTGTCGGCCTGTGGGTTTGCCTTGCAAGCCAATGCGGAGTCGCACATGCGGGTGCGGGCGCGGCTGGCTGCTTTGTTCCCCGCGCAGTGGCTGGCCAATACCTTGGAAGTGGCCCAGCGCTGTACCTTTAGCTTGGACGCGTTGCGTTACCACTACCCGCTAGAGGCGGTGCTGCCCGGCCAAACCCCGGCCCAAACGCTGCGCCACTACACCGAAGAAGGGGCGCTGGTGCGCTACCCCACTGGTGTGCCACCGCAGGTGCGCCAGCAGCTGGAGCATGAGCTGGTCTTGATTGCGGAGATGCGCTACGAGATGTACTTTTTGACCGTGCACGACATCGTGCGCTTTGCACGCAGCCAGGGCATTTTGTGCCAGGGGCGGGGCTCGGCGGCCAATTCAGCCGTGTGTTACTGCTTGGGCGTGACCGAGGTCAACCCCACGGAAACCAATTTGCTGTTTGAGCGTTTCATCTCCAAAGAGCGCAACGAGCCGCCCGATATTGATGTGGACTTTGAGCACCAGCGCCGCGAGGAGGTGATCCAGTACATCTATGCCAAATACGGCCGCGAGCGCGCCGCCATTGCCGCCACCGTGATCAGCTACCGGCCCCGCAGTGCCTTGCGCGATGTGGGGCGTGCGCTGGAGATCCCCGACGCACTGATTGCCGCTTTGTCCAAAGAGCACCCCGGCATGTACAGCCGCGAGGTTTTGGCCGAGCGTCTGGGTGATGCCCTGGCGCGCCTAGGGCCCGACTTTCAAGCGCCTACAGCGCGGCGCATGCAGCAGTGGGTGGACTTGAGCACGCAGTTGCAGCGCTTCCCCCGCCACCTGAGCCAGCACGTGGGCGGCTTTGTGCTGACGCAGGGGCCGCTCACGCGCATCGTGCCGGTGGAAAACGCCTCCATGCCGGACCGCTCCATCATCCAGTGGGACAAAGACGACCTCGATGCCGTGGGCCTGATGAAGGTGGATGTGCTGGCCTTGGGCATGCTCAGCGCCATTCGCCGCTGCTTGGCGCTTATCACCCAGTGGCGCGGCTTGCCACGCCCCATGCGCATGCAAGACATTCCGCGCGAAGACACGGCCACTTACGACATGATTTGCCGGGCCGACACGGTGGGCGTGTTTCAGATTGAGAGCCGCGCCCAAATGAGCATGTTGCCGCGCCTCAAGCCCCGCACGTTTTACGACCTGGTGGTGGAAGTGGCCATCGTGCGGCCCGGCCCCATACAAGGCGGCATGGTGCACCCCTACCTCAAGGCCCGGCAAAACCCCGAGGCCGTGACCTACCCCAGCCCACAGCTCAAGCAGGCCTTGGTGCGCACCCTGGGCGTGCCCATTTTTCAAGAGCAGGTGATGCAAATTGCCATGGCGGCAGCCAACTTCAGCGCGGGCGAGGCGGACCAGCTGCGCCGCTCCATGGCCGCGTGGAAGCGCAAGGGCGGCGTGAGCAAGTTTTACGACCGCTTGGTGGGCGGCATGCTCAAAAACGGCTACACCCAAGCATTTGCGGACACGCTGTTTCAGCAGATTGAAGGCTTTGGCGAGTACGGATTTCCAGAGAGCCACGCGGCCAGCTTTGCGTTGTTGGTCTACATCAGCTGCTGGCTCAAGTGGCATGAGCCCGCCTGCTTTTTAGCGGCCATGCTCAACAGCCAGCCGCTGGGGTTTTACGGGCCCTCGCAGCTCGTGCAAGACGCCCAACGCCATGGCGTAGAAGTGCGTGCCGTGGCCGTGGCCCACAGCGATTGGGATTGCACCTTGGAGCCTGCAGCACCGTCAGCAGCCCATGGTGGGGCAGACGCAGCACAGACCCATCAAGCGGCTGTGCGCCTAGGCCTGCGCTTGGTGGGCGGCTTGTCGCAAGAGGTGGGCCTGCGCATCAGTGCGCAGCGCGCGCTGGCGCCGTTCACCAGCACCCAAGACTTGGCGTTGCGCTGCCAGCTCGACGCGGGCGATTTGAAAGCCTTGGCCAGTGCCGACGCGCTGCAGTCTTTGAGTGGCCACCGCCGCCAGCAAGTGTGGGACGCTTCTGCTTTGCGGCCCGCCCCCGCATTGTTGCAAGGCGTGCCCATTGAGGAAGACCCCTTGTATTTGCCCGCCGCTGCCGAGGGAGAAGAAGTGACGTTTGACTACGCTGCCTTAGGGCTCACTTTGCGCTCGCATCCCTTGCTGCTATTGCGCAGCCAGCTATCAAAAATGAAGCTGCTTACCGCCGCGCAGATGCGCAACTACCCCAGTGGCCGCTTGGTGCGCGCATGCGGCATCGTCACCATGCGCCAGCGCCCGCAAACCGCCAAAGGCGTGGTCTTCGTCACGCTGGAAGACGAGACCGGCTCCGTCAACGTCATTGTGTGGAAAGCAGTGAAAGAGCAGTTCCGCCAAGAGGTCTACCAAGCGCGGCTCATGGCGGTGTACGGCATCTGGCAGCGCGACGAAGCCAGCGGCGGCGAAGTCCGCCACGTGATCGCCAAGCGGCTTGTTGACCTCACGCCCATGCTGGGCGACTTGGCCACGATCAGCCGGGACTTTCATTGA